A genome region from Populus alba chromosome 5, ASM523922v2, whole genome shotgun sequence includes the following:
- the LOC118048224 gene encoding BEL1-like homeodomain protein 2, with protein sequence MQMVVNSFDLIMGFGAAVPYTALAQKAMSRHFRCLKEAISAQLKHSCELLGDKDGAGTSAITKGETPRLKLLEQSLRQQRAFNQMGMMEQEAWRPQRGLPERSVNILRAWLFEHFLHPYPSDADKHLLARQTGLSRNQVSNWFINARVRLWKPMVEEMYQQEAKDEEPGAEDRERKPTSSNSNSNNNNSGLAQTPTPTTTTTGSSAPAATTTAPTATTMPSGKRSEINANEKDPSLLAINRQCFSENQAKLSTSSSTTIITPTNITSATEVAPQPHAGQSFHDFADDTCRQGSIVTADYGTTSGNANADHNGSTLIRFGTSTAGDVSLTLGLRHAGNVPDKSPTFSVRDFGGC encoded by the exons ATGCAAATGGTAGTGAACTCATTTGATCTAATAATGGGTTTCGGAGCGGCGGTCCCTTACACCGCCCTTGCCCAGAAGGCAATGTCAAGGCATTTTCGGTGTCTAAAAGAAGCAATATCAGCACAGTTGAAGCATAGCTGTGAGCTACTTGGAGACAAAGATGGTGCCGGGACCTCAGCCATAACAAAAGGAGAGACACCGAGGCTTAAGTTATTAGAGCAAAGTCTCAGACAACAAAGAGCCTTTAACCAGATGGGCATGATGGAACAAGAAGCTTGGAGACCCCAGAGAGGCTTGCCTGAACGATCTGTCAACATTCTAAGAGCCTGGCTTTTTGAGCATTTTCTCCACCC GTATCCAAGCGATGCTGATAAGCATCTGTTAGCTAGACAGACTGGTTTATCGAGAAATCAG GTGTCAAACTGGTTCATTAATGCGAGGGTTCGGTTGTGGAAACCCATGGTTGAAGAAATGTACCAGCAAGAAGCCAAAGATGAGGAACCAGGGGCAGAAGACAGAGAAAGGAAGCCAACgagcagcaacagcaacagcaacaacaacaacagtggGCTTGCACAAACACCAACGCCTACTACAACAACGACAGGATCATCAGCACCAGCTGCCACAACAACAGCCCCCACAGCTACAACCATGCCATCAGGAAAAAGATCCGAAATCAATGCCAATGAAAAGGACCCTTCACTCCTTGCCATCAATAGACAGTGTTTCTCGGAAAACCAAGCTAAActctccacctcctcctccaccaccattaTTACACCCACCAATATCACCTCCGCCACAGAGGTCGCACCACAGCCTCATGCTGGACAATCCTTCCATGACTTCGCTGACGATACATGTCGCCAGGGCAGCATTGTTACAGCTGATTATGGGACCACATCCGGCAATGCCAATGCTGACCACAATGGGTCTACACTTATAAGGTTTGGGACCTCTACTGCTGGAGATGTGTCTCTCACTCTAGGGCTACGCCATGCTGGAAACGTGCCTGACAAGAGCCCTACTTTCTCCGTTAGAGATTTTGGGGGctgttaa